From Cecembia calidifontis, one genomic window encodes:
- a CDS encoding TolC family protein — protein MKRIFCMLALVLLGQPFVFAQEEDKIDLEKAILMGLDRNFGVKIAANNQIIAEREVKITTGSFLMPVIDANFVRAFSDEDVTQQFVNSPEPNRINDAKTNNENYSLVGVFGLRPEAIYTMKVVGKLAELSELQAKVTVENTVAAIASAYYRLVLELQRQKVLETTLELSQSRLDIAKARYELGGAGKRDFLTAQVDYNADRSLLVNQELAIKNAQINLNELLALPPDTKLTVRDTIVVENNLILNDLLENAYLHNKDFLIAQRNENVAFLSLKEIQASRLPSVNLNAAYNNNTLKSDAGFLLFNQREGFNYGFTASFNVFNGFALNRRIQNAKIQKINAEYAVQQFEIQLASDIQRAYNTYNTNMQLLDIEFANYKVAMESADIALERFRLGIADYLQFRDAQVNLLTAENRLITALFNIKEMEIELMRLSGRIFYQGAENRFSLVLK, from the coding sequence ATGAAAAGAATATTTTGTATGCTGGCCTTGGTCCTTCTAGGCCAGCCTTTTGTTTTTGCACAGGAAGAAGATAAAATCGACCTGGAGAAAGCCATTTTAATGGGTTTGGACAGAAATTTTGGGGTAAAAATTGCCGCCAATAACCAGATCATTGCCGAAAGGGAGGTGAAGATCACGACCGGTAGTTTTTTGATGCCTGTGATCGATGCAAATTTTGTGCGCGCCTTTTCCGATGAGGACGTTACCCAGCAATTTGTCAATTCCCCTGAACCCAACAGAATCAATGATGCAAAAACCAATAATGAAAACTACTCCTTGGTAGGTGTTTTTGGCTTAAGACCGGAAGCCATTTATACCATGAAAGTAGTAGGCAAATTAGCCGAATTGAGTGAATTGCAGGCCAAGGTTACTGTTGAGAATACCGTCGCAGCCATTGCCTCCGCTTATTATAGGCTGGTCTTGGAACTTCAGCGGCAAAAAGTATTGGAAACAACCCTGGAACTTTCTCAATCCCGATTGGACATTGCAAAGGCGCGCTATGAATTGGGAGGTGCAGGTAAAAGGGACTTTCTTACAGCCCAAGTAGACTACAATGCCGACCGTTCTTTATTGGTCAATCAGGAATTGGCTATCAAAAATGCCCAGATCAACTTAAACGAACTGCTGGCGCTGCCCCCTGATACCAAATTAACAGTACGGGATACCATTGTCGTGGAAAACAACCTGATCTTGAATGATCTCCTGGAAAATGCATACCTCCACAATAAGGATTTCCTGATTGCCCAAAGAAATGAAAACGTGGCATTCTTGAGTTTAAAGGAAATTCAGGCTTCAAGACTGCCCTCTGTCAACCTTAACGCTGCTTACAATAACAATACCCTGAAATCCGATGCAGGTTTCTTACTTTTCAACCAAAGAGAAGGTTTCAATTATGGTTTTACAGCCTCATTCAATGTATTCAATGGCTTTGCACTGAACAGAAGGATACAAAATGCCAAGATCCAAAAGATCAATGCAGAATATGCTGTGCAGCAATTTGAAATCCAGCTTGCGTCTGATATCCAAAGGGCATACAATACCTATAATACCAACATGCAGTTATTAGATATTGAATTTGCCAACTATAAAGTTGCCATGGAAAGTGCAGATATAGCATTGGAAAGATTCAGGCTGGGTATTGCTGATTACCTACAGTTCCGGGATGCCCAGGTTAACCTGCTTACTGCGGAGAACAGGTTGATAACAGCCCTGTTCAACATCAAAGAAATGGAGATCGAACTGATGCGCCTATCAGGAAGGATATTCTATCAGGGGGCGGAAAACAGATTTTCTCTTGTTTTGAAATAA
- a CDS encoding SAM-dependent methyltransferase, with the protein MKKGKLFLIPTVLAEDTAEKVINQEVRDVVRNVRYYLVENIRTARRYISSLKLGINIEELHFEVLDKKTKETDLSRMMQPLFEGNDIGVMSEAGCPGIADPGSAAVAFAHQKAIEVVPLSGPSSMFLALMGSGFNGQSFAFHGYLPIDKKERIQAIKNLEAESLRQKRTQIFMETPFRNNQLLEDLLQHLHPNTLLCIAKNLTGKDAFIQTKRVMEWKKIPIDLHKVPVVFVLSVG; encoded by the coding sequence ATGAAAAAAGGAAAGCTGTTTTTAATACCTACTGTTTTGGCAGAGGATACTGCGGAGAAGGTCATTAATCAAGAAGTGAGGGATGTGGTCCGAAACGTAAGGTATTACTTGGTGGAAAATATCAGGACTGCAAGAAGGTATATCAGCAGCCTAAAGTTGGGGATAAACATTGAGGAGCTGCACTTTGAAGTGCTGGATAAGAAAACAAAAGAAACAGATTTATCCAGAATGATGCAGCCTTTATTTGAGGGGAATGATATTGGGGTCATGTCGGAGGCAGGTTGTCCGGGAATTGCCGATCCTGGATCGGCGGCAGTGGCATTTGCCCACCAAAAGGCAATAGAAGTCGTGCCACTAAGTGGGCCAAGTTCCATGTTTTTGGCATTGATGGGATCCGGTTTCAATGGGCAGTCTTTCGCTTTCCATGGTTATTTACCGATAGACAAAAAAGAAAGGATTCAGGCCATTAAAAACCTGGAAGCTGAATCTTTGAGACAGAAAAGGACCCAGATTTTTATGGAAACGCCCTTCAGGAACAATCAGTTGCTGGAAGATTTATTGCAACATCTTCATCCCAATACCCTCCTTTGTATTGCCAAAAATCTTACGGGAAAGGATGCGTTTATACAGACCAAGCGGGTCATGGAGTGGAAAAAGATCCCAATAGACCTTCATAAAGTTCCGGTTGTCTTTGTTTTGTCAGTAGGATAA
- a CDS encoding transporter substrate-binding domain-containing protein yields MKKALVGVLVFFVISLFGFQCTFIDKKETQENYWENPVEIDLDEIVKRGYLRAIVDNSSTSYYIYRGRRMGYEFELLKNLANELGVRLHLIIKTDIQEAFYLLNKGKADIIAMNLEITEPRMKLAKFSEPLGQMGTVLVQRKDKNPVKDFWELQDRVIHIRKDAVYKAQLDNIQEAFGINFSIQEGKGDNESFIQKVIKKEIDFTVVDRVEAMVSSTYYDNLDISLEISPKSDVAWAVRKNAPQLEEAINAWIAKKNQSGYINTLYAKYFQDSKNSYFRNNSPFSSVAGNTISPYDNIIKKGAEALGWDWRLLASLVYKESGFDTTATSYAGAVGLLQLMPVTLERFGVENPNDPLESLMGGVNYLKYLDKFWRERIPEANERIKVILASYNIGHGHVEDAWKLALKYGGNPQSWESIAKFLQLKNDPKYFRDPVVKSGYAKGHLAVNYVDDIMILYDSYRVLIDP; encoded by the coding sequence ATGAAAAAAGCCCTAGTTGGAGTTTTAGTTTTTTTTGTGATTTCACTTTTTGGGTTTCAATGTACTTTCATTGATAAAAAAGAAACCCAGGAAAACTACTGGGAAAACCCAGTTGAAATTGACCTTGATGAAATCGTCAAAAGGGGATACCTGCGTGCCATCGTGGACAATTCATCTACCAGTTATTATATCTACAGAGGTAGAAGGATGGGCTATGAATTTGAATTACTCAAAAACCTGGCAAATGAGCTGGGTGTCCGGTTACACCTGATCATCAAAACTGATATCCAAGAGGCTTTTTACCTGCTCAACAAAGGAAAAGCAGATATCATTGCGATGAACCTGGAAATCACAGAACCAAGGATGAAACTGGCCAAATTCTCCGAACCTCTCGGTCAAATGGGCACTGTCCTTGTCCAAAGAAAGGATAAGAATCCTGTGAAAGACTTTTGGGAACTGCAGGATAGGGTTATCCATATCCGCAAAGATGCGGTCTACAAAGCCCAATTGGATAACATCCAAGAAGCCTTTGGTATCAACTTCTCCATTCAGGAAGGAAAGGGAGACAATGAAAGCTTCATCCAGAAAGTCATCAAAAAAGAAATTGATTTTACGGTAGTTGACCGGGTTGAGGCCATGGTCAGCAGTACTTATTATGATAATTTGGATATCAGCCTTGAAATTAGCCCTAAGTCTGACGTGGCCTGGGCGGTTAGAAAAAATGCCCCTCAACTGGAAGAAGCCATAAATGCCTGGATAGCCAAGAAAAACCAAAGCGGCTATATCAACACCCTTTACGCCAAATACTTTCAGGATTCTAAAAACAGTTATTTTAGGAACAACAGTCCCTTTTCCTCTGTAGCAGGGAATACCATCTCCCCTTATGACAATATCATCAAAAAAGGAGCTGAAGCACTGGGTTGGGATTGGCGCCTGTTGGCATCTTTGGTTTACAAAGAATCGGGTTTTGATACCACTGCCACATCCTATGCCGGTGCTGTAGGACTCTTACAATTAATGCCCGTCACCCTGGAGCGTTTTGGCGTGGAAAACCCAAATGATCCTCTGGAGAGTCTAATGGGCGGTGTAAATTACCTCAAATACCTGGATAAATTCTGGAGAGAAAGAATCCCTGAAGCCAACGAGCGAATCAAGGTCATACTGGCTTCTTATAATATTGGCCATGGCCATGTGGAAGACGCCTGGAAACTAGCCCTCAAATATGGAGGAAATCCCCAAAGCTGGGAAAGCATCGCCAAATTCCTACAGCTTAAAAATGACCCTAAGTACTTCCGTGACCCTGTGGTCAAAAGTGGCTATGCAAAAGGGCATTTAGCGGTCAATTACGTAGATGACATCATGATCCTCTATGATTCCTACAGGGTGCTGATCGATCCTTAA
- a CDS encoding efflux RND transporter permease subunit, whose protein sequence is MASLSTISIRRPVLAIVMSLTIVLFGSIGISLLGVREFPSVDPPIINVRTTYVGANADVIEAQITEPLEEAINGIAGIKSLTSVSNDGTSNITVEFDVGADLEAAANDVRDKVSGAQRNLPPDTEPPVVSKADSDSQPILFLNVQSDRRNLLEISDLANNIFKERLQTIPGVSTVQIWGEKRYAIRLRMDPLKMASYGITPLDVLNKVQSENVELPSGRIEGSAIELSVRTKSRLSTPQEFNQLIIKEDQNNIVRFQDIGRAELAALNERTVLKRDGIPMVGVVLVPLPGSNNIEIVDEFYRRLEIIKKDLPEDIKLDIGFDATKFIRNSIKEVQETIFIAFILVVSIIFLFLRDWRTTFIPVLTIPISLIGVFFVMYLMDFSINVLTLLGIVLSIGLVVDDAIVVLENIYTRIEKGENPDKAAEKGAEEIFFAVIATTVALAAVFLPVIFLTGTTGRLFREFGIVVAGAVIISSFVALTMTPMLSSKLLKRREKQNAFYNLTEPFFVWLNEKYNVALEKFMKVRWSAFVIIALMGFGIYQLFNVIPTELSPIEDRGEMRVNLTGPEGATFSYMDNVLDEMLWDFMEKIPPEEREGIITVTSPGFGTASTNSGFLRLILKDASERERSQQQIFDQVQGMLRNYTSVRAFATQPPSIGDRRGGLPVQYVIQAPTLDKLKEVIPPFLEKANQSPVFSFADVNLKFTKPEIEVEIDREKARNVGVSVQEIARTLQLSYSGQRFAYFIMNGKQYQVVGEMQLADRNEPVNLRMLYVRADNGQLIQLDNLVTIKEKSTPPQLYRFNRFVSATISAGLAPGYTLGTGLDEMDRIAEEVLDDTYSTDLAGLSKEFRDSSNSLIFAFLFALILIYLVLSAQFESFKDPLTIMFTVPLALFGALLSLWAFDFTLNIFSQIGIIMLIGLVTKNGILIVEFANQRKAQGMSVDEAILGAAQARFRPILMTSLSTILGILPIALALGAGAESRVPMGVAVVGGLAFSTILTLFVIPAVYTYLTSKKGRLARV, encoded by the coding sequence TAGTAATATCACCGTGGAGTTTGATGTAGGCGCCGATCTCGAAGCCGCAGCCAATGACGTGAGGGACAAGGTCTCCGGTGCCCAAAGGAACCTTCCTCCTGACACAGAACCTCCCGTTGTATCCAAAGCGGATTCCGACTCCCAGCCCATTCTATTTTTGAATGTTCAAAGTGACAGGAGAAATCTCCTTGAAATCTCCGACCTCGCCAACAATATTTTCAAAGAGCGGTTACAGACCATCCCTGGAGTAAGTACGGTTCAGATTTGGGGAGAAAAGCGATATGCCATCCGTTTGAGAATGGATCCTTTGAAAATGGCTTCCTATGGCATCACCCCACTTGATGTACTTAATAAGGTTCAAAGTGAAAACGTAGAACTTCCATCTGGAAGGATTGAGGGTTCTGCCATTGAGCTTTCCGTTAGGACCAAAAGCCGCCTGAGCACTCCACAGGAATTTAACCAGCTGATCATTAAAGAAGATCAGAACAATATTGTAAGATTCCAGGATATAGGACGTGCCGAATTGGCTGCCCTTAACGAGAGAACGGTGTTGAAAAGGGACGGCATCCCTATGGTGGGCGTGGTATTGGTCCCCCTTCCCGGCTCCAATAACATTGAAATTGTCGATGAATTCTACAGGAGGCTCGAAATCATCAAAAAAGACCTTCCTGAAGACATCAAACTGGATATTGGATTCGATGCCACCAAATTTATCCGTAACTCCATCAAGGAAGTACAAGAAACCATCTTCATTGCATTTATCCTGGTAGTGAGCATTATTTTCCTCTTTTTGAGGGATTGGAGGACTACCTTTATTCCGGTATTGACCATTCCAATTTCCTTGATTGGGGTTTTCTTTGTGATGTACCTTATGGATTTCTCCATCAACGTACTCACCTTGCTCGGAATCGTACTCTCTATTGGTCTGGTGGTGGATGATGCCATTGTGGTATTGGAAAACATCTATACGAGGATAGAAAAAGGAGAAAACCCTGATAAAGCTGCAGAAAAAGGGGCAGAAGAAATTTTCTTTGCGGTAATCGCCACTACGGTTGCTCTGGCAGCGGTTTTCCTTCCCGTAATATTCCTCACCGGCACAACCGGTAGGTTATTTAGGGAATTTGGTATTGTGGTAGCTGGTGCAGTGATCATCTCCTCCTTTGTGGCCTTGACCATGACCCCCATGCTGAGTTCCAAACTGTTGAAAAGAAGGGAAAAACAAAATGCCTTCTACAATCTGACAGAGCCGTTCTTTGTGTGGCTGAATGAGAAATATAATGTAGCCCTTGAGAAATTCATGAAGGTACGATGGTCGGCTTTTGTGATCATTGCTCTCATGGGCTTTGGCATATACCAGCTATTCAACGTAATTCCAACCGAATTATCTCCCATTGAAGACCGGGGCGAGATGAGGGTCAACCTAACGGGTCCAGAAGGAGCTACTTTCAGCTACATGGACAATGTGTTGGACGAAATGTTGTGGGATTTCATGGAAAAGATCCCTCCGGAGGAAAGGGAAGGTATCATTACGGTAACTTCACCGGGATTTGGTACGGCAAGTACAAACTCCGGTTTCTTGAGGTTGATTCTAAAAGATGCCTCAGAAAGAGAAAGAAGCCAACAGCAAATTTTCGATCAGGTACAGGGAATGCTGAGAAATTACACCTCAGTTAGGGCATTTGCTACACAGCCTCCATCCATTGGGGACAGAAGGGGCGGATTGCCGGTACAGTATGTCATCCAGGCACCTACATTGGACAAACTCAAGGAAGTCATACCACCTTTCCTTGAAAAAGCCAATCAAAGCCCTGTATTCAGTTTTGCTGACGTTAATTTGAAATTCACCAAGCCGGAAATTGAAGTAGAAATCGATAGGGAAAAAGCCCGAAACGTTGGGGTATCCGTACAGGAAATTGCCAGAACTTTACAGCTTTCTTATTCCGGTCAGCGATTTGCATATTTCATTATGAACGGCAAACAGTATCAGGTAGTGGGTGAAATGCAATTGGCGGACCGAAATGAACCTGTCAACCTGAGGATGTTGTATGTAAGGGCTGACAATGGTCAATTGATCCAATTGGACAACTTGGTGACGATCAAGGAAAAAAGCACCCCTCCACAATTGTACCGTTTCAACCGATTTGTAAGTGCAACCATTTCAGCAGGATTGGCCCCGGGCTATACCCTCGGCACAGGCTTGGATGAAATGGACAGGATTGCAGAAGAAGTGCTGGACGATACTTACAGCACAGACTTAGCCGGTCTTTCCAAAGAGTTCCGCGACAGTTCAAACAGCTTGATCTTTGCATTCTTGTTTGCCCTGATTCTGATTTATTTGGTATTGTCAGCACAATTTGAAAGCTTCAAAGACCCCTTGACCATCATGTTTACGGTTCCTTTGGCCTTGTTTGGCGCATTGCTTTCCTTATGGGCATTTGACTTTACCCTGAATATCTTCAGTCAAATCGGTATTATCATGCTCATAGGCTTGGTTACCAAAAACGGTATCTTGATAGTGGAATTTGCCAACCAAAGAAAAGCACAGGGTATGTCGGTAGATGAAGCCATCTTAGGTGCAGCCCAAGCCAGGTTCAGGCCTATCCTGATGACCAGCTTGTCCACTATTTTGGGTATCCTGCCCATTGCTCTTGCCCTTGGTGCCGGTGCAGAAAGCCGGGTGCCAATGGGTGTTGCAGTAGTAGGTGGTCTTGCCTTTTCAACCATCCTGACATTATTTGTCATCCCAGCGGTGTATACATATTTAACTTCTAAAAAAGGAAGATTAGCGAGAGTCTGA